A stretch of the Synechocystis sp. PCC 7338 genome encodes the following:
- the typA gene encoding translational GTPase TypA, with product MSLPIRNVAIIAHVDHGKTTLVDALLKQSGIFREGEDVPVCVMDSNDLERERGITILSKNTAVRYQDTLINIVDTPGHADFGGEVERVLGMVDGCVLIVDANEGPMPQTRFVLKKALEKGLRPLVVVNKIDRPRADPNTAVDKVFDLFVELGADDDQCDFTTLFASGLAGFAKESLEDESEDMKPLFEAILHHVPPPAGDPSKPLQLQVTTLDYSDYLGRIIIGRIHNGTIKAGQQAALVKEDGSIARGKVSKLLGFEGLSRVELPEASAGYIVAIAGFADANIGETLTCPDEPQALPLIKVDEPTLQMTFSVNDSPFAGQEGKFVTSRQIRDRLNRELETNVALRVEDGESAEQFLVSGRGELHLGILIETMRREGYEFQVAQPQVIYREVNGQPCEPVEYLVLDVPEAAVGSCIERLGQRRGEMQDMQTGVNGRTQLEFVIPARGLLGFRGDFIRITRGEGIMNHSFLEYRPMSGDLETRYNGVMVAFEEGVATFYAMKNAEDRGVFFITPGTKVYKGMIIGEHNRPQDIELNVCKTKQLTNHRSATGDELVQLQAPEDMNLERALEYIGPDELVEITPESIRLRKVTRKKLVKR from the coding sequence ATGTCTCTTCCCATCCGCAATGTCGCCATCATTGCCCACGTTGATCACGGTAAAACCACCCTTGTTGATGCCCTGTTGAAGCAATCAGGCATTTTCCGGGAAGGGGAAGATGTACCGGTGTGCGTGATGGACTCCAACGACCTGGAGCGGGAACGGGGTATCACCATTCTCTCCAAAAATACAGCAGTCCGCTACCAAGATACGTTAATTAATATTGTCGATACCCCTGGCCACGCCGATTTTGGTGGGGAAGTGGAGCGGGTATTGGGTATGGTGGACGGTTGCGTCTTAATCGTCGATGCCAATGAAGGCCCCATGCCCCAAACTCGCTTTGTGCTCAAAAAAGCCCTCGAAAAGGGTCTGCGTCCCCTGGTGGTGGTCAACAAAATTGATCGTCCCCGGGCTGACCCTAACACCGCAGTGGATAAGGTGTTTGATTTATTTGTGGAACTAGGGGCAGACGATGACCAATGTGATTTCACCACTTTGTTTGCTTCCGGCTTAGCAGGCTTTGCTAAAGAAAGCCTCGAAGATGAGTCGGAGGATATGAAGCCCCTGTTCGAGGCGATTTTGCACCATGTGCCGCCCCCTGCCGGCGATCCCAGCAAACCTTTGCAATTACAGGTGACCACCCTGGATTACTCCGATTATTTGGGGCGCATTATCATTGGTCGCATCCATAATGGCACTATTAAAGCCGGGCAACAGGCCGCTTTGGTGAAAGAAGATGGTTCTATTGCCAGGGGGAAAGTAAGCAAGCTTTTGGGCTTTGAAGGTCTGAGTCGGGTTGAGTTGCCCGAGGCTAGTGCTGGCTACATTGTGGCGATCGCCGGTTTTGCCGATGCCAATATCGGTGAGACTTTGACTTGCCCCGACGAACCCCAAGCTTTACCCCTGATCAAAGTGGATGAGCCCACATTGCAGATGACCTTTTCGGTCAACGATTCTCCCTTTGCGGGCCAGGAAGGCAAATTTGTTACCTCTCGTCAGATTCGGGACCGCCTCAATCGGGAATTGGAAACCAACGTTGCCCTGCGGGTAGAAGACGGAGAAAGTGCTGAACAATTCCTAGTTTCCGGTCGGGGGGAACTACACCTCGGCATTTTGATTGAGACCATGCGCCGGGAAGGTTATGAGTTTCAAGTGGCCCAGCCCCAGGTGATTTATCGGGAAGTAAACGGTCAGCCCTGTGAACCGGTGGAATATCTAGTGTTAGACGTACCGGAAGCCGCTGTAGGATCTTGTATCGAGCGCCTAGGACAACGGCGGGGGGAAATGCAGGATATGCAAACCGGCGTGAACGGCCGCACCCAATTGGAATTTGTCATTCCGGCCCGGGGTTTACTGGGTTTCCGGGGGGATTTCATCCGCATTACCCGGGGGGAAGGCATCATGAACCACAGCTTTTTGGAATACCGTCCCATGAGCGGCGATTTGGAAACCCGCTATAACGGTGTGATGGTAGCTTTTGAGGAAGGGGTGGCCACCTTCTATGCCATGAAAAATGCTGAGGATCGGGGGGTGTTTTTCATTACCCCCGGTACCAAGGTTTATAAAGGCATGATTATCGGTGAGCATAATCGGCCCCAGGACATTGAACTGAACGTATGTAAAACTAAGCAGTTAACTAACCATCGTTCCGCCACTGGGGATGAATTGGTGCAACTGCAAGCACCGGAGGATATGAACTTAGAACGGGCTTTAGAATACATTGGCCCGGATGAATTGGTGGAGATTACCCCGGAATCCATCCGTCTCCGTAAGGTAACCCGCAAAAAGTTGGTCAAACGTTAG
- a CDS encoding aldo/keto reductase has protein sequence MTVSTTKTPPIIWPAMGCGTWAWGNKLLWGYQPSMDRELQRVFEQCVAAGITFFDTGDSYGTGRLQGQSEKLLGQFSQAYGGANQDKICLATKLAPYPWRLTPQAMVKAGIASRERLQRPIDLVQLHWSTANYAPWQEQALLKGLAQLCQRGHAKALGLSNFGPKRLQKAHDFCQNEGIRITSLQVQYSLLSTDPLSKLGLKELCDQLDIKLIAYSPLTLGLLTGKYGPQGPFPPGIRGLLFRQLLPKIQPLLDTLQAIATEREKTMAQVALNWCICQGTMPIPGAKNCQQVQDNLGALGWQLDSGEMEELNSKAASLPQTMVQNIFQSR, from the coding sequence ATGACAGTTAGCACCACAAAAACTCCCCCGATTATTTGGCCCGCCATGGGTTGTGGTACTTGGGCCTGGGGTAATAAATTGCTCTGGGGCTACCAACCGTCCATGGATAGGGAATTACAACGGGTGTTTGAGCAATGTGTGGCGGCGGGAATAACCTTTTTTGATACTGGCGATTCCTACGGCACCGGTCGACTCCAAGGACAAAGTGAAAAACTGTTGGGGCAATTTTCCCAAGCCTATGGAGGAGCAAATCAGGACAAAATTTGTCTGGCCACCAAATTAGCTCCCTACCCGTGGCGACTGACGCCCCAGGCCATGGTTAAGGCGGGCATTGCTTCTAGGGAACGACTACAGCGACCGATTGATCTGGTGCAACTCCATTGGTCCACTGCTAATTATGCCCCCTGGCAAGAACAGGCCCTGCTCAAGGGTTTGGCTCAACTCTGTCAACGGGGCCATGCTAAGGCTTTAGGTTTATCTAACTTTGGCCCTAAACGTCTGCAAAAGGCCCATGACTTTTGCCAGAATGAGGGGATTAGAATTACCAGTTTGCAAGTACAATATTCCTTGCTTTCCACAGATCCCCTTAGTAAATTGGGTTTGAAGGAACTTTGTGATCAACTGGACATTAAGTTGATTGCCTATAGTCCTCTAACCCTGGGACTGTTGACCGGCAAATATGGCCCCCAAGGGCCTTTCCCTCCAGGGATCCGCGGCCTATTGTTCCGACAACTATTGCCCAAAATTCAGCCTCTGCTGGACACTCTCCAGGCGATCGCCACGGAGCGAGAAAAGACCATGGCCCAGGTGGCTTTGAACTGGTGTATATGCCAGGGAACTATGCCCATTCCAGGGGCAAAAAACTGCCAACAGGTACAGGACAATTTGGGAGCGCTGGGTTGGCAACTAGACAGTGGGGAAATGGAGGAACTGAATAGTAAGGCAGCTTCGTTGCCCCAAACTATGGTGCAAAATATTTTCCAAAGTCGTTAG
- a CDS encoding DUF2806 domain-containing protein produces MTKDKSISLVNLGELSKPANTLIEKLSSAVGGLFGPWQVERVAKAQAKVDLIKAQSEIQITALHRRAMHRFVEEEAQRQQNMEKITEKAIPQLEEKSDPSQIEDDWVTNFFDKSRIISDNEMQEIWAKVLAGEANAPGTYSKRTVNFLGDLDKSDAELFQNLCSFGWIVGEFTPLIFDSEAEIYNKEGINFASLTHLDSIGLIQFQHLSGFRRTGLPKKFAVLYCGKRLVLEMPNEENNNLPIGKILLTKLGKEIVSVCSAPGVDGFYDYVSEQWKKFLPKTKEIEQVSTGNG; encoded by the coding sequence ATGACAAAAGACAAATCAATCTCCTTGGTAAATCTGGGAGAGCTTTCTAAGCCCGCAAATACTCTCATAGAAAAATTATCCTCTGCGGTTGGTGGCTTATTTGGGCCATGGCAAGTTGAGCGCGTAGCTAAGGCACAGGCAAAGGTCGATCTCATCAAAGCCCAATCTGAAATACAAATTACGGCTCTGCACAGGAGGGCAATGCACCGCTTTGTTGAAGAGGAAGCTCAGCGTCAGCAGAATATGGAAAAGATAACCGAGAAAGCGATTCCTCAACTTGAAGAAAAGTCCGACCCGAGTCAGATCGAGGATGATTGGGTGACTAATTTCTTCGATAAGTCCCGGATTATTTCAGACAACGAAATGCAAGAAATCTGGGCGAAGGTTTTAGCCGGCGAAGCGAATGCCCCCGGGACTTACTCTAAGAGAACTGTGAATTTTCTGGGAGATCTCGACAAGAGCGATGCTGAACTATTCCAGAATCTCTGTAGCTTTGGATGGATCGTGGGCGAATTCACTCCGTTGATTTTCGATTCAGAAGCTGAGATCTACAACAAGGAAGGAATCAATTTTGCTTCTCTAACTCACTTGGATAGTATTGGTTTGATTCAGTTTCAGCATCTTTCCGGCTTTAGGAGAACTGGGCTTCCAAAGAAGTTCGCCGTTCTGTATTGTGGAAAGCGACTTGTTTTAGAAATGCCGAACGAAGAGAATAATAATTTGCCAATTGGCAAAATACTCCTGACCAAGCTCGGCAAAGAAATTGTTTCTGTTTGCAGTGCCCCTGGCGTGGATGGATTTTACGACTATGTCAGCGAGCAGTGGAAAAAGTTTTTACCCAAAACCAAAGAGATCGAACAAGTTAGTACAGGCAATGGCTAA
- the proS gene encoding proline--tRNA ligase has product MRLSQMLFVTLRDDPADAEIPSHKLLVRAGFIRRLGSGLYAYLPLMWRVLEKVKHIVQEEMNRTGAQECLLPQLQPSELWKMSGRWDTYTESEGIMFALRDRLERELGLGPTHEEVITAIAKEMIRSYRQLPVNLYQIQTKFRDEIRPRFGLMRGREFIMKDAYSFHCDEASLKATYGAMDQAYRNIFSRCGLDFRAVDADSGAIGGSGSQEFMVLADAGEDEILYTEDGQYSANIEKAVSLPAEVKPSPFKEFKKQSTPDTATIAKMCHCLDCDGSNVVKNVLYQAVYNAGKTVLVLVTIRGDQEVNEVKLTNELTKLASDYESTNILSLTIPDEKEQQKWAAKPLPLGYISPGISDDYIAKNTSVADKFLHLADQTAVDLTNFATGADEVDYHVTGANWGTDFTLPKLVVDVRKALVGDRPVHDPQGKLKTARGIEVGHIFQLGTKYSQAMGATFTNEQGEEKPLVMGCYGIGVSRLAQAAVEQSYDKDGIIWPTAIAPYEVVIVVPNVGDGAQMQVAEQIYAECQAAGVDVLLDDRSERAGVKFKDSELIGIPYRVVTGKSLKQGQLEVVKRADKSVQNLAIATVVPTLADWIKADKKAS; this is encoded by the coding sequence ATGCGACTGTCCCAGATGCTCTTTGTCACCCTCAGAGACGATCCAGCGGATGCGGAAATCCCCAGTCATAAACTCCTGGTGCGGGCCGGGTTTATCCGTCGTTTGGGCAGTGGTTTGTACGCCTATTTACCCCTGATGTGGCGGGTGCTGGAGAAAGTGAAGCACATTGTCCAAGAAGAAATGAATCGCACCGGGGCCCAGGAGTGCCTATTGCCCCAGTTACAGCCGTCGGAACTGTGGAAAATGTCGGGACGGTGGGACACCTACACTGAGTCCGAAGGAATTATGTTCGCCCTACGGGATCGGCTGGAACGGGAATTAGGTCTGGGTCCCACCCACGAAGAAGTGATCACAGCGATCGCCAAGGAAATGATCCGTTCCTATCGCCAATTGCCGGTGAATTTATATCAAATTCAGACTAAATTTCGGGATGAAATTCGTCCCCGTTTCGGCTTAATGCGGGGGCGGGAATTCATTATGAAAGATGCCTATTCCTTTCACTGCGACGAAGCCAGTTTAAAGGCAACCTACGGGGCCATGGACCAGGCTTACAGAAATATTTTTAGCCGTTGTGGCCTAGATTTCCGGGCGGTGGATGCGGATTCCGGGGCGATCGGTGGTTCCGGCTCCCAAGAATTTATGGTGCTAGCGGATGCGGGGGAGGATGAAATTCTTTATACCGAAGATGGTCAGTATTCTGCCAACATCGAAAAAGCGGTGTCCCTCCCTGCGGAAGTTAAACCCTCTCCTTTTAAGGAGTTCAAAAAACAATCAACCCCTGACACTGCCACGATCGCCAAGATGTGCCACTGTTTGGACTGTGATGGCAGTAATGTGGTGAAAAACGTTTTATATCAAGCGGTGTACAATGCGGGCAAAACGGTTTTGGTGCTGGTGACCATCCGGGGTGATCAAGAAGTTAACGAAGTCAAATTAACCAATGAGTTAACTAAGTTGGCGTCTGACTATGAAAGCACTAATATTTTGAGCCTGACCATTCCCGATGAAAAGGAACAGCAAAAATGGGCGGCTAAACCTTTACCTTTGGGTTATATTTCCCCTGGCATTAGTGATGACTACATTGCTAAAAATACATCGGTAGCTGACAAATTTCTCCACTTGGCGGATCAAACCGCAGTGGATTTAACTAACTTTGCCACTGGTGCTGATGAGGTTGATTACCATGTCACCGGAGCTAACTGGGGCACCGACTTTACCCTGCCCAAATTGGTGGTGGATGTGCGTAAAGCCCTGGTCGGCGATCGCCCAGTTCATGATCCCCAGGGAAAACTAAAAACTGCCCGGGGCATCGAAGTGGGGCACATTTTCCAATTGGGCACCAAATATTCCCAAGCCATGGGGGCTACTTTTACCAATGAACAGGGGGAAGAAAAACCTTTGGTGATGGGATGTTATGGCATTGGGGTTTCCCGTTTAGCCCAGGCCGCCGTGGAACAAAGTTATGATAAGGATGGCATTATTTGGCCCACGGCGATCGCCCCCTACGAAGTGGTCATTGTGGTGCCCAACGTGGGGGACGGGGCACAAATGCAAGTGGCCGAGCAAATTTACGCAGAATGCCAAGCCGCCGGGGTAGATGTGTTATTGGATGACCGCAGCGAAAGGGCTGGGGTCAAATTTAAAGATTCCGAACTCATTGGCATTCCCTATCGGGTGGTTACCGGCAAATCCCTCAAACAGGGACAATTAGAAGTGGTCAAGCGGGCCGATAAAAGCGTTCAAAATCTGGCGATCGCCACCGTTGTTCCTACCTTAGCCGACTGGATCAAAGCAGATAAAAAAGCTAGTTAA
- a CDS encoding DUF6883 domain-containing protein, whose protein sequence is MANLPLNTLPYAENAVVDIHKLRDYCLNPKHDDGKHKAHLFLLSLGMTASHAEELRQILLQISYGL, encoded by the coding sequence ATGGCTAACCTTCCGCTAAATACACTCCCATATGCGGAGAATGCAGTAGTTGATATTCATAAATTGCGTGACTATTGCCTTAATCCAAAGCATGATGATGGAAAGCATAAGGCCCATCTATTTTTGTTAAGTTTGGGTATGACTGCAAGCCATGCTGAAGAATTGCGCCAAATTTTGCTACAAATTAGCTATGGCCTATGA
- a CDS encoding HhoA/HhoB/HtrA family serine endopeptidase, translating to MAIHLKASHLGVAVLLLLFGGAIGAAGGGYLLSSGQNHSSPDSSVNTGPQSLTPLPVESNYRSALPLPLPRSAQDDQELNFIARAVQKIGPAVVRIDAERSAPPQGGPMGDQPFFRRFFGDEMPTNPDPREQGTGSGFILSPDGEVLTNAHVVEGASTVKVTLKDGSVLEGKVMGIDTMTDVAVVKIEAENLPVVEVGQSDRLQPGEWAIAIGNPLGLDNTVTVGIISALGRSSSEVGVPDKRVRFIQTDAAINPGNSGGPLLNAKGEVIGVNTAIRADAQGLGFAIPIQTAQNVAENLFTKGKMEHPYLGIHMVTLTPDTAKQLRASGELPAGVTADTGVLIVQVSPGSPAAQAGLAPGDIILEVGGMVIKTASDVQERVEGSQIGQPLAIAVKRGQKPQMIAVRPEPFPEDLGQ from the coding sequence ATGGCAATCCATCTGAAGGCATCACATTTAGGCGTGGCCGTGCTTCTACTCCTCTTTGGTGGGGCGATCGGTGCCGCTGGGGGGGGTTATCTCTTGTCTTCAGGCCAAAACCATTCCTCCCCTGATTCTTCCGTCAATACCGGCCCCCAAAGTCTTACTCCTTTACCCGTCGAGAGTAATTACCGCAGTGCTCTCCCCTTGCCCCTCCCCCGTTCTGCCCAAGATGATCAGGAGTTAAATTTCATTGCCAGGGCTGTACAAAAAATTGGCCCTGCAGTAGTCAGAATTGACGCAGAAAGAAGCGCCCCACCCCAGGGTGGCCCCATGGGAGACCAACCTTTTTTCCGTCGCTTTTTTGGCGATGAAATGCCCACCAACCCCGACCCCAGGGAACAGGGTACCGGCTCTGGTTTCATTTTGAGCCCTGACGGAGAAGTGTTGACCAATGCCCATGTGGTAGAAGGGGCCAGCACCGTTAAAGTGACCCTCAAAGATGGTTCCGTCCTGGAAGGCAAGGTGATGGGTATCGACACCATGACCGATGTGGCCGTGGTAAAAATTGAAGCAGAAAATTTGCCTGTGGTGGAAGTCGGCCAGTCCGATCGCCTACAGCCTGGGGAATGGGCGATCGCCATTGGTAATCCTTTGGGTTTAGACAACACTGTTACCGTTGGCATTATCAGTGCCCTGGGGCGCTCTAGTTCCGAGGTGGGGGTACCAGATAAACGGGTGCGCTTTATCCAAACCGATGCGGCCATCAATCCGGGGAATTCCGGTGGCCCCCTGCTCAACGCTAAAGGGGAAGTGATTGGGGTTAACACGGCGATTCGAGCTGACGCCCAGGGATTGGGATTTGCCATTCCCATCCAAACCGCCCAAAATGTGGCGGAAAATCTGTTCACCAAGGGCAAAATGGAGCACCCCTACCTAGGCATTCACATGGTTACCCTGACCCCAGATACGGCTAAACAGTTGCGGGCCAGTGGAGAGTTGCCGGCAGGGGTAACAGCGGACACAGGGGTTTTAATTGTTCAAGTCAGCCCAGGTTCCCCAGCGGCCCAGGCAGGGTTGGCCCCAGGGGACATTATTCTCGAAGTGGGGGGCATGGTGATTAAAACCGCTAGTGATGTTCAAGAACGGGTGGAAGGGAGCCAAATCGGCCAGCCCTTGGCGATCGCCGTTAAGCGCGGCCAAAAACCACAAATGATTGCAGTGCGACCGGAGCCCTTTCCTGAAGACTTGGGCCAATGA